A stretch of DNA from Maridesulfovibrio sp.:
AGCCGCTGACCCCGACCAGTGTCATGACATAAGCCACCGGCATGCGGGTCAGGAACAGGGCCAGCATTATGAGGACCCCAAGGATTCCTATGGTGGTCGGTTCCATTTTATTCCTCCCCGGTGAAGAGCATGAGCAGCTCTTTTATGATTACAAGCGTGAAGCAGCCGAATCCGAAGGTCAGGGCATAAATTACCATGTCTGTTGGCAGCTCAAGGGTCATGGAGACTTCGCCGGATTTTCCCATGCTTACGCCGTAGAGATACAGGCGCCATGTAACGGTGGCGAAAAGAGCCGCGCTGAGCGTGTTGCTGAAAATGTTCATTCTGCGGCGAGCCCGTCTGCTGAGCTTGCTGTACAGAAATTCAACTCCGATATTGCTTTTCTGGGAATGGGCGTACCCCAGAGCCAGTCCGGTGGTCATGACAGCCAGAATGGCGACTATTTCTTCCACACCGAAAATGGGGGCACCGAATAATCCTCGGGAAATTATGTCCGCACCGGTCAGGAGAGCCATGCTGATCAGGCAGATTGCGGCAATATTTTTCAGCAGTGTTTCCAGCCCGTCTGCCAGAGCTGAAAGTTTGAGATTGTTCACTTGTAATTCTCCGTTAATTTATGCACACGAGTCGCGGTGCGGTACTCATAAAGCGGCAAAAAGTTCAAGGCTGCGAATTCTGCCGCGGCCTTGAACTTTCGGTGCTTATTGTGTGAGAGCTTTACTGCGCGCTGTTGAGCGTCTCAACGGTAAAGTCCAGAATCGCTTTACCATCGAGCTTTTTGCTGTTGGCCATTTTTACGTATTCATCCATCATGGGAGCGGCTTTGTCTTTCCAGCGTTTACCTTCGGCTTCGCTGAGTTCGATAAACTGTCCGCCTTTTTCAGTCAGAAATTCGCGTCCGACCTTGTCGCTTTCGTCCCAGGCCTTGGCGTGCTTGAGGGCATATTCCTGACCAAGGGCCATGATCGTTTTCTGATCTTCTTCGGAAATGGCGGCCCACTTGTCCTTGTTCATAACTACGAAGAATGTAGTGGTGTATCCCACCGGATAGTCCAGAGTGCAGTAGTCGACTACTTCGCCCATCTTCCAGCCTTTGTTGGTTTCCATGGGGTATACGCCGCCGTCTACAACGCCCTTGCGGATGGCCTGATATGAATCCGGCATGGACATGGCTACCGGAGATGCTCCCAGAGCCTTGAGCAACTGAGCGGAGTTCCCTGTACCACGCAGTTTCATGCCTTTGATGTCTTCAAGGGTTCTGACCGGTTTTTTGGCTGTGAAGAGCAGTCCCGGACCATGAGCATGGAAAAAGATAACTTTTACCTGACGGAGTTCCTTGGGCTGAAATTTTTCATAAACAGCGTTTGCCACCTTGGTGGCTGCCACGCCGGATTTGTAGCCCAGGGGCAGATCTACCGCGGCCATTGTAGGAAAACGTCCGCGCGAGTAGGCAAGGGCGGACATGCCTATGTCCGAAAGTCCTTCCACAACTCCGTCATAGCACTGTTTGGCCTTGGTCAGCGTGTTGCCGGGAAAATAGGAAATAGTCACGCGGCCATCGGTGCGTTTTGCAACTTCATCGCACCACTGTTGGGCCAGTTTGGACTGGATGTGCGTGGGGGGGAAAAAGTTGGAATAGGTCAGGTTCACGTTTTCGGCACCTGCGGAAAGC
This window harbors:
- a CDS encoding TRAP transporter substrate-binding protein yields the protein MKRLLLTVLAAAVCMCAMPLSAGAENVNLTYSNFFPPTHIQSKLAQQWCDEVAKRTDGRVTISYFPGNTLTKAKQCYDGVVEGLSDIGMSALAYSRGRFPTMAAVDLPLGYKSGVAATKVANAVYEKFQPKELRQVKVIFFHAHGPGLLFTAKKPVRTLEDIKGMKLRGTGNSAQLLKALGASPVAMSMPDSYQAIRKGVVDGGVYPMETNKGWKMGEVVDYCTLDYPVGYTTTFFVVMNKDKWAAISEEDQKTIMALGQEYALKHAKAWDESDKVGREFLTEKGGQFIELSEAEGKRWKDKAAPMMDEYVKMANSKKLDGKAILDFTVETLNSAQ
- a CDS encoding TRAP transporter small permease codes for the protein MNNLKLSALADGLETLLKNIAAICLISMALLTGADIISRGLFGAPIFGVEEIVAILAVMTTGLALGYAHSQKSNIGVEFLYSKLSRRARRRMNIFSNTLSAALFATVTWRLYLYGVSMGKSGEVSMTLELPTDMVIYALTFGFGCFTLVIIKELLMLFTGEE